The Puntigrus tetrazona isolate hp1 chromosome 19, ASM1883169v1, whole genome shotgun sequence genome has a segment encoding these proteins:
- the si:ch211-215i13.3 gene encoding brain and acute leukemia cytoplasmic protein isoform X7: protein MGCGGSRADAIEPRYHESWTRETESTWLTNTDAEIPNGVTSKSRGARGESGHRIKDGSKLPGRDERLEADDAKGGNHTF from the exons atgggcTGCGGCGGGAGTCGAGCAGACGCTATCGAACCTCGATATCACGAGAGCTGGACCAGAGAAACCGAGTCGACGTGGCTCACCAACACCGACGCTGAAATCCCCAACGGCGTGACTTCTAAGAGCCGCGGCGCGCGCGGAGAATCCGGCCATCGCATTAAAGACGGCTCAAAACTACCAG GTCGAG ACGAGCGACTCGAGGCCGACGACGCGAAAGGAGGAAACCACACGTTCTGA
- the si:ch211-215i13.3 gene encoding brain and acute leukemia cytoplasmic protein isoform X6, which translates to MGCGGSRADAIEPRYHESWTRETESTWLTNTDAEIPNGVTSKSRGARGESGHRIKDGSKLPGRADERLEADDAKGGNHTF; encoded by the exons atgggcTGCGGCGGGAGTCGAGCAGACGCTATCGAACCTCGATATCACGAGAGCTGGACCAGAGAAACCGAGTCGACGTGGCTCACCAACACCGACGCTGAAATCCCCAACGGCGTGACTTCTAAGAGCCGCGGCGCGCGCGGAGAATCCGGCCATCGCATTAAAGACGGCTCAAAACTACCAG GTCGAG CAGACGAGCGACTCGAGGCCGACGACGCGAAAGGAGGAAACCACACGTTCTGA
- the si:ch211-215i13.3 gene encoding brain and acute leukemia cytoplasmic protein isoform X5, translated as MGCGGSRADAIEPRYHESWTRETESTWLTNTDAEIPNGVTSKSRGARGESGHRIKDGSKLPGRGMEARSCGDRGRQMVNAGTQCGKQVLTSSTCTNHREKSSREVFRRCIK; from the exons atgggcTGCGGCGGGAGTCGAGCAGACGCTATCGAACCTCGATATCACGAGAGCTGGACCAGAGAAACCGAGTCGACGTGGCTCACCAACACCGACGCTGAAATCCCCAACGGCGTGACTTCTAAGAGCCGCGGCGCGCGCGGAGAATCCGGCCATCGCATTAAAGACGGCTCAAAACTACCAG GTCGAGGTATGGAGGCCAGGTCCTGTGGAGACAGAGGCAGACAGATGGTTAATGCAGGAACTCAATGTGGAAAGCAGGTTTTGACTTCCAGCACCTGCACAAACCACCGAGAAAAAAGCAGTCGAGAGGTTTTCAGGCGCTGCATTAAATAA
- the si:ch211-215i13.3 gene encoding brain and acute leukemia cytoplasmic protein isoform X4, with amino-acid sequence MGCGGSRADAIEPRYHESWTRETESTWLTNTDAEIPNGVTSKSRGARGESGHRIKDGSKLPGRGMEARSCGDRGRQMVNAGTQCGKQTSDSRPTTRKEETTRSEGVSYNADPGEP; translated from the exons atgggcTGCGGCGGGAGTCGAGCAGACGCTATCGAACCTCGATATCACGAGAGCTGGACCAGAGAAACCGAGTCGACGTGGCTCACCAACACCGACGCTGAAATCCCCAACGGCGTGACTTCTAAGAGCCGCGGCGCGCGCGGAGAATCCGGCCATCGCATTAAAGACGGCTCAAAACTACCAG GTCGAGGTATGGAGGCCAGGTCCTGTGGAGACAGAGGCAGACAGATGGTTAATGCAGGAACTCAATGTGGAAAGCAG ACGAGCGACTCGAGGCCGACGACGCGAAAGGAGGAAACCACACGTTCTGAAGGGGTTTCATATAATGCTGACCCAGGGGAGCCgtga
- the si:ch211-215i13.3 gene encoding brain and acute leukemia cytoplasmic protein isoform X3, with product MGCGGSRADAIEPRYHESWTRETESTWLTNTDAEIPNGVTSKSRGARGESGHRIKDGSKLPGRGMEARSCGDRGRQMVNAGTQCGKQQTSDSRPTTRKEETTRSEGVSYNADPGEP from the exons atgggcTGCGGCGGGAGTCGAGCAGACGCTATCGAACCTCGATATCACGAGAGCTGGACCAGAGAAACCGAGTCGACGTGGCTCACCAACACCGACGCTGAAATCCCCAACGGCGTGACTTCTAAGAGCCGCGGCGCGCGCGGAGAATCCGGCCATCGCATTAAAGACGGCTCAAAACTACCAG GTCGAGGTATGGAGGCCAGGTCCTGTGGAGACAGAGGCAGACAGATGGTTAATGCAGGAACTCAATGTGGAAAGCAG CAGACGAGCGACTCGAGGCCGACGACGCGAAAGGAGGAAACCACACGTTCTGAAGGGGTTTCATATAATGCTGACCCAGGGGAGCCgtga
- the si:ch211-215i13.3 gene encoding brain and acute leukemia cytoplasmic protein isoform X1, producing MGCGGSRADAIEPRYHESWTRETESTWLTNTDAEIPNGVTSKSRGARGESGHRIKDGSKLPGRGMEARSCGDRGRQMVNAGTQCGKQVLTSSTCTNHREKSSREQTSDSRPTTRKEETTRSEGVSYNADPGEP from the exons atgggcTGCGGCGGGAGTCGAGCAGACGCTATCGAACCTCGATATCACGAGAGCTGGACCAGAGAAACCGAGTCGACGTGGCTCACCAACACCGACGCTGAAATCCCCAACGGCGTGACTTCTAAGAGCCGCGGCGCGCGCGGAGAATCCGGCCATCGCATTAAAGACGGCTCAAAACTACCAG GTCGAGGTATGGAGGCCAGGTCCTGTGGAGACAGAGGCAGACAGATGGTTAATGCAGGAACTCAATGTGGAAAGCAGGTTTTGACTTCCAGCACCTGCACAAACCACCGAGAAAAAAGCAGTCGAGAG CAGACGAGCGACTCGAGGCCGACGACGCGAAAGGAGGAAACCACACGTTCTGAAGGGGTTTCATATAATGCTGACCCAGGGGAGCCgtga
- the si:ch211-215i13.3 gene encoding brain and acute leukemia cytoplasmic protein isoform X2, whose product MGCGGSRADAIEPRYHESWTRETESTWLTNTDAEIPNGVTSKSRGARGESGHRIKDGSKLPGRGMEARSCGDRGRQMVNAGTQCGKQVLTSSTCTNHREKSSRETSDSRPTTRKEETTRSEGVSYNADPGEP is encoded by the exons atgggcTGCGGCGGGAGTCGAGCAGACGCTATCGAACCTCGATATCACGAGAGCTGGACCAGAGAAACCGAGTCGACGTGGCTCACCAACACCGACGCTGAAATCCCCAACGGCGTGACTTCTAAGAGCCGCGGCGCGCGCGGAGAATCCGGCCATCGCATTAAAGACGGCTCAAAACTACCAG GTCGAGGTATGGAGGCCAGGTCCTGTGGAGACAGAGGCAGACAGATGGTTAATGCAGGAACTCAATGTGGAAAGCAGGTTTTGACTTCCAGCACCTGCACAAACCACCGAGAAAAAAGCAGTCGAGAG ACGAGCGACTCGAGGCCGACGACGCGAAAGGAGGAAACCACACGTTCTGAAGGGGTTTCATATAATGCTGACCCAGGGGAGCCgtga